AAGCCAAACAAGAGGCACCAGACAAACCTCAAGTAAAAGAGCGCTTTCTCGTCACCCATCAATTCGTCGTCCCCGGTGGATTGATCTCCGGCGGACAAGGAAAAGGCGGTGGTCAAAACACAGCCAATGAGGCTTTCCTCAACCTCATATCCGAGGGAGATTCTCTTTTCGAGATTTCCCGGGAATTGGCTACCCGGACCAGCAGAACTCCGTTTTATCAGCATATGAAGATCCTGATCGTCTCCGAAGACGTCGCCCGTACGAAAAACGGTTTTGCCAGAGCACTCGATTTCTATCTGCGTGATCCAGATTCCAGACGAAGCAGCAAGGTATTTATCTCAAATGGCCCCGCTAAAGAAGTACTGGAAGTCAAACCGAAAACAGAGAAGCTGCCCGCTATTTACGTCAACTCGATTGGAGAAAACGTTAATAAAAATTCCCGCATGCTTCCAGAGGCCCGATTGGGCGATGTCCACGAGGACCTTCTCAGTTCGTACAGTTTTGTGGTTCCGCGTATCAGAGCCGAAGAGCAGGAGGTAAAATTAGCAGGCGCCTCTGTTTTTACCCGAGACAATCAGTTGGTTGGTTTTCTGGGGGAAGAAGAGACGGAGGGGCTGAATTTTCTCACGGGAAAAGTTAAGGGAGGTATGGTAAAAGGCAAGGTAAAAAACGGTCTTGTCTCGATGAACATCCAAGGGATCAAGCATAGCATTGAAGTAGATTTACGCGATCAGCAACACATGAAATTTACAATAACGATCGAATGTGAAGGGACATTGGCTGAGTCTTACGCCACAATGGATTCACTGAATAACACTACGTTGAAAAAGCTTGAACAAGTGTTTGCCGAAGAAATCGAGCGAATGAGTAATGATACCATCAGAAAGGTTCATAAGCAGATGAAAGTGGATGTCATCAAGCTTGGCAACTATCTGAAGCAGCATTATTTTTCGCTATGGAAAAAGATTCGGCATGATTGGGAATTAGGGCAGCATCTGTATGAAAAAAGCGAAATAAAAGTTCAAGCAAAAGTCTATTTACGCAATATCGGTGCAATCAACCGTACCGAACGTCAAAACAACAGGTGATCCCATGTTCAAGTTTTTAGGCGTAGTTCCTCCTTATTTGACCTTCGCAGGGACGATCATGGCGTTTTTGATTCCCTATCTTTTTTTTAAAATCAATAACAAAATTCATGAGTTAGGCGATCCGCCGTGGAAGAAACGGAATAACTCCGGTTCATAAAACCCCAAGCCGAAATGTACCATGTTTCGGCTTGGGGTTTCTCTCATTCTGTATCAATTGTGCGCAAATCGATTTTGTCTTTCAAAAATCCGTCAAATGTCTCAACTCGCCTGCAACTGTTTTTGTTCCACTCGAAGTCTCGTAAATTTTTTTCATCACTCACCGTTTTTCTGCTTTTCTTCTTCAAGATTTTAAATCTTTCATGCGCGGCAATCGATTTTTTGACCGACCTTTCCCATTTTCTTTTATAGATGGGACGTGTTTTTTTGACGATCTTTGAATACGCCATTCTTTCCCGTCTATGATTGAGGATGACTCGTATAACGCGGCTTTGCTTTTGGAGCATGGCTTTGCATTCCTTCAGCAGGTCTGGGCTTATATCTTTTGCGTTCATTTTTGTTTCGATGTCTTTCAGATGATCCTTTTCAAGCTGCAAGCTTTTCAAGTCATCATCCTTCATAGAAAATGATTCCAAATAATTTTCATTTGCATATTTCAGCTCATCGTACTCCTTACCAATCTTTGCATCCCGCAACTCTTTGATAAAACAGCTTCTATATTCTTCGTCAACCATTTTGTCCATCACAACAGCGGGAACTAGCTCAAAGTCCTCTGGTTGATCTGCATCCTCCATGGCATCAAACTCGAGAAAATCTTGTCTGTTTTTCTCATACATGATGTCAATCGCTTTTCGAATACCCGCAGACTCTGCCACCAATCCGTCTTGTACACTCCCGTAGTCCGCTACTCTTTCCCTTCCTTTCCATGCTATCGGGTCTTTATTTTTCGCATGATCTGACATCAAGGCTTGATGCATGGAAAAACGAACACCTGTAACGCCCTTCGTATCCTCCAAATCACCGGGCGTATAATCTTTGTCTTCTCCTCGATTGACGGAATACCATAAATGGTATCTCGCCGTATAGTCGCTCTCCGTATAATCTAGATTACCTTCGTCCATATTTTCTGAATATTGATCATAGGACGAATTCCCTGCCGTCGGACGACCAAATTGCCCATTGTTGAGCATCTCTGCCTTGGCCTCCCATTTGAAGGGTATTCTGACAGGAAGCTGAATTTCCCATGGTTTATCCGCGTCTATTTTTTTCAAGATCCCCAATTTCAAGAGCTGATCCTGGTCTACACTGAAGTTCAATTGATCGTATTTTACTTCCACCGTGTACTCGTACTTTGTTCCAATTTTCGCTTCACGAAGCATTTCCTCGATTGTATTATTGTAGGATTCTTTATTATTTTTTGTATCCTGCGGGGCTACATTCCATTCTTGATCGCCTCCTTGTCCTCTGAGGATCTGATAGCCAACCAAATGACCTCCCTCGTAGCTGGCCAATAACCCGCTAATCGCGCCTTCCCGTATGAAAATCTCTTCTTTTCCAAGATTTCCGATGGCTGTTACCACCTTTAAGCCTTCACGGTCATTTTTAGAGGCACTTTTTGTAACAAGAGCGGTAACAGAATGAGGACGGTCGCATGTATCTCCCAATTCGTTTTTTGTTTTGGCAAATATCTCTGCATTCAAATTTTTTTCGCCGAATACTTCCTTTAACATCCCCCAAAAAGTAGGAAGTCCTTTGTCTGCTTGCACATCCGTAAACTTCCCGTCATCTCCAACGGCTTCTTCAAAATCTTTTTGTTGGTATGCATCTGGATGATCCGCTTTCATTTTATTGAGATTCTCTTGTTTGAGTTTTCTTTGGATGAGTGGCATTCGAGGTTGCTTTTGATTTTGCAGGAGTTGCGTCATTGCCTTGTTTCCTACTTTTTTGGCGAGTTGTAAAACGGGTGGCATGTTTCGGTGGGAATTTTGTGGGGGAAGCACATTGTCAGATAGATTTTTGCTGCTTGGCCTCTGATTTTGATTTTCTTTTGGGAGTGACTCCCGATTATTGAACACCCTATCATCCCCTACTAGGTTGGCGTTTCTTTCATGAAAGGACTTACCCGTCAATCCGAGCAAGCCCTTTTCATCATTTCCTATTGTAGTGCCAGCAAATCAGCAAACGCTTTGGCGTACGCAGGGAGGTCAGGCGGTCTACGGGAACCTACAATGTGACCGTCTACCACAACCTCTTCATCTACCCAAATCGCTCCTGCATTCTCCATATCATCTTTAATGCCTGGCGTCGATGTCGTCTTTACCCCGCGCAAAATTTTTGCGGAGGCAAGCACCCAACCCGCATGGCAAATGTGTCCAATCGGTTTTTTCGCCTCGTGCATCGCTACCACAAACGACAGCACTTCCGGATAGCGGCGCAGCTTGTCAGGTGCCCACCCTCCTGGAACGAGTACGCCTGCATAGTCGGCAGGATTGACCTCTCCCATCGCTTTGTCAGCCTCACACGGTACACCGTACTTCCCTATATAGACTTGATTCGCCTTCGGACCGACGAAATGGACGGTAGCGCCTTCCTCTCGCAGTCTCATCACCGGATACCAGAGCTCGAGATCCTCAAATTCACTTTCGACGAAGCAAACCACTTGTTTTCCTGCAAGTCTCAACGTTCTCGCCTCCATTTCCTTCTATACTACGCTATTGTAGCAGGTACAAAAGGAAAAGACAGCAGGTACATGGATCAAGCTTGCTGCCTATCTATCCTCGGTATAATAAAAAAAGTGAGAAACAGGCCTACTCACTGTTCCCCACCTTATAACGAAAACCATATGTATAGATTGCTGGTGCCGGTAGAGGGACTTGAACCCCCACGGTTTCCCTCACGATTTTGAGTCGCGCGCGTCTGCCAATTCCGCCATACCGGCCTATTCAAAAGAAAACATGGTCGGGAAGACAGGATTCGAACCTGCGACCCCTTGGTCCCAAGCCAAGTACTCTACCAAGCTGAGCTACTTCCCGATCGCCAACCATATCGGACCTTCTCTCATTCGACAATTTCCGATAAGTATCGCAACACTTACATACTATACAGGCAAATTGAACCAATAGCAATACCGGATTTTTTTGGAATATAGTCATTTTTTCCTAGTGTTTCATTTCCCTCTCCATGATGCACAGGCTTTTCCACAAGGTATTTGGCGTTTCAAGAAATCCTGCGGTAGATTAAACGGATAGTCCAGCGGATGACGCCCTACAACAATCCAGCGCCCATTCGAAAGCTTTTTCAACTGGTACACACGGAAAAATCGATCGCTTGGATCGAAGGCAAACCATACCACAAGCGTCGCACACCTGCTGCCCGAGGACAGGACCTGTGATTTTACAATTGGTGGAGCCCCTATCGTATCCCCTACCGGGATCGCGAGTCGTCCGTTTATTCGCCGCAAATCAAGATTGCCGATCACTCGATTTGCCAGACAAGGGGTCATGAATTTTTGCAGGAAACGGCGAATTTTCACCTTGGAATTGAACCGTTTTGGCAAAATGATTCCGCGATCCCCCA
The window above is part of the Brevibacillus brevis NBRC 100599 genome. Proteins encoded here:
- a CDS encoding Ger(x)C family spore germination protein, with the translated sequence MNRQLTAFCIFLLLSTLLAGCWDQVQIEERGFVVGVAVDKPRTKEAEQQAKQEAPDKPQVKERFLVTHQFVVPGGLISGGQGKGGGQNTANEAFLNLISEGDSLFEISRELATRTSRTPFYQHMKILIVSEDVARTKNGFARALDFYLRDPDSRRSSKVFISNGPAKEVLEVKPKTEKLPAIYVNSIGENVNKNSRMLPEARLGDVHEDLLSSYSFVVPRIRAEEQEVKLAGASVFTRDNQLVGFLGEEETEGLNFLTGKVKGGMVKGKVKNGLVSMNIQGIKHSIEVDLRDQQHMKFTITIECEGTLAESYATMDSLNNTTLKKLEQVFAEEIERMSNDTIRKVHKQMKVDVIKLGNYLKQHYFSLWKKIRHDWELGQHLYEKSEIKVQAKVYLRNIGAINRTERQNNR
- a CDS encoding DNA/RNA non-specific endonuclease, which translates into the protein MFNNRESLPKENQNQRPSSKNLSDNVLPPQNSHRNMPPVLQLAKKVGNKAMTQLLQNQKQPRMPLIQRKLKQENLNKMKADHPDAYQQKDFEEAVGDDGKFTDVQADKGLPTFWGMLKEVFGEKNLNAEIFAKTKNELGDTCDRPHSVTALVTKSASKNDREGLKVVTAIGNLGKEEIFIREGAISGLLASYEGGHLVGYQILRGQGGDQEWNVAPQDTKNNKESYNNTIEEMLREAKIGTKYEYTVEVKYDQLNFSVDQDQLLKLGILKKIDADKPWEIQLPVRIPFKWEAKAEMLNNGQFGRPTAGNSSYDQYSENMDEGNLDYTESDYTARYHLWYSVNRGEDKDYTPGDLEDTKGVTGVRFSMHQALMSDHAKNKDPIAWKGRERVADYGSVQDGLVAESAGIRKAIDIMYEKNRQDFLEFDAMEDADQPEDFELVPAVVMDKMVDEEYRSCFIKELRDAKIGKEYDELKYANENYLESFSMKDDDLKSLQLEKDHLKDIETKMNAKDISPDLLKECKAMLQKQSRVIRVILNHRRERMAYSKIVKKTRPIYKRKWERSVKKSIAAHERFKILKKKSRKTVSDEKNLRDFEWNKNSCRRVETFDGFLKDKIDLRTIDTE
- a CDS encoding type 1 glutamine amidotransferase domain-containing protein, with protein sequence MRLAGKQVVCFVESEFEDLELWYPVMRLREEGATVHFVGPKANQVYIGKYGVPCEADKAMGEVNPADYAGVLVPGGWAPDKLRRYPEVLSFVVAMHEAKKPIGHICHAGWVLASAKILRGVKTTSTPGIKDDMENAGAIWVDEEVVVDGHIVGSRRPPDLPAYAKAFADLLALQ